In Anabas testudineus chromosome 12, fAnaTes1.2, whole genome shotgun sequence, one genomic interval encodes:
- the fam161b gene encoding LOW QUALITY PROTEIN: protein FAM161B (The sequence of the model RefSeq protein was modified relative to this genomic sequence to represent the inferred CDS: deleted 1 base in 1 codon) has protein sequence MLKLETLLEDGRRSEIFLQQHLSAFREALQKQLQETERKQTEELEKRIHQNALLSRDQEFGDKNELNNPIESVLASDKDTSQQLRQSEGSNSTSSARVFSTNKEHSVSTSMLIPNRTQQCKRIVLFKTTQMIKEEEAEAECQKKFCALPAPSHVMQPIYQEMMEMREKESKQGREQRKNFLLSIQKPFSFQEREREKREKLIAKLNQVSEDQKNKAAIVRKPPHKVEKELSESELNDQAEVCRKVSTQTMVRQENPTASGSPKLRTAERTRTAKLGFLDEKLSFHPKIIQNVPDFSRLHKALQTEVLRKTQIKDVTKCQPFCLRTSALPARQRTMSPENSQVSNISRSKSKSLGALSSLSTDTLPTYITDAERKRCMAIRKSMEIRDSKNQESSDWLRKYQMRSQAMKKTVVLHAKLLDPHSSLNEVYNEKLQQHREADQQRTREYMKELQEMKTRVSERPYLFQQVKQKNAKAHAEQIYRNKLKKAGLKEQFVEENGKAVEGVSSSTSFRSGDDGGSTENDTHNREENVDNWEKIEDVEEESVKSKGEEMP, from the exons ATGTTGAAGCTGGAGACCTTACTGGAAGATGGACGCAGATCAGAGATATTTCTTCAGCAGCACCTCAGTGCTTTTAGGGAGGCTTTGcaaaagcagctgcaggagacagaaaggaaacaaacagaggagctggagaagaggATTCATCAGAATGCTCTCCTGTCAAGAGACCAAGAGTTTGGTGataaaaatgaactgaacaaCCCAATTGA ATCTGTCCTGGCCTCAGACAAAGATACTTCACAACAACTCAGACAGTCAGAGGGGTCTAACTCCACTTCTTCAGCTCGGGTATTTTCAACAAACAAGGAACATTCAGTCAGCACTTCAATGCTGATTCCTAACAGGACCCAACAGTGTAAACGGATAGTTTtattcaaaacaacacaaatgatTAAAGAAGAAGAGGCAGAAGCTGAGTGTCAAAAAAAGTTCTGCGCTCTGCCAGCCCCCAGCCATGTCATGCAGCCCATCTACCAGGAGATGatggagatgagagagaaggagagtaAGCAGGGTcgagagcagaggaagaactTCTTACTCTCCATTCAAAAACCTTTCAGCTTCCAGGAGcgagaaagggagaaaagggaGAAGCTGATAGCAAAATTAAATCAAGTCTCAGAAGATCAGAAAAACAAGGCTGCTATTGTTAGAAAACCT CCCCACAAAGTAGAAAAGGAGCTGTCAGAATCTGAGCTGAATG ACCAGGCGGAGGTGTGCAGGAAAGTCTCCACTCAGACTATGGTGAGACAGGAGAATCCCACTGCATCTGGCAGTCCAAAACTTCGCACTGCTGAGCGCACCAGGACGGCAAAGCTGGGGTTCCTAGATGAGAAGCTGAGCTTCCATCCAAAAATCATTCAAAATGTCCCAGACTTCAGCCGGCTGCACAAGGCCTTGCAAACAGAAGtgctgagaaaaacacagattaaagaTGTAACCAAGTGTCAGCCATTCTGTCTGAGGACATCAGCTCTACCTGCAAGGCAAAGGACGATGAGCCCTGAAAACTCACAG GTATCAAACATAAGTCGCAGCAAAAGCAAATCACTTGGGGCCTTATCATCACTGTCCACAGACACACTCCCCACATACATCACAGATGCTGAAAGGAAGCGCTGCATGGCCATAAG aaagtcaatggaaatcaGGGACAGTAAGAATCAGGAGAGCTCAGACTGGTTGAGAAAGTACCAAATGAGGTCACAGGCCATGAAGAAGACAGTCGTCCTGCATGCAAAGTTGTTGGACCCACACAGCAGCTTAAATGAAGTGTATAATGAAAAGCTACAGCAACATCG GGAAGCTGACCAACAAAGGACGAGGGAGTACATGAAGGAATTACAGGAGATGAAGACACGAGTTAGTGAACGTCCTTATTTGTTCCAACAGGTGAAACAG AAAAATGCAAAGGCTCATGCAGAGCAGAtatacagaaataaactgaagaaAGCTGGCTTAAAAGAGCAATTTGTTGAAGAAAATGGCAAAGCAGTAGAAGGAgtatcatcatcaacatcattcAGATCTGGGGACGATGGAGGCAGTACTGAAAATGACACTCATAACAG GGAAGAAAATGTAGACAACTGGGAGAAAATTGaagatgtggaggaggagagcgtGAAGTCCAAGGGGGAAGAAATGCCATGA
- the ngb gene encoding neuroglobin, with translation MEKLSGKDKELIRGSWESLGKNKVPHGVIMFSRLFELDPELLSLFHYSTNCGTTQDCVSSPEFLEHVTKVMLVIDAAVSHLDDLHSLEDFLFNLGRKHQAVGVNTQSFAVVGESLLYMLQCSLGQAYTAPLRQAWLNMYSIVVAAMSRGWAKNGEDKAD, from the exons ATGGAGAAACTGTCAGGGAAGGACAAGGAGCTGATCCGAGGCAGCTGGGAGAGCCTGGGCAAGAACAAAGTTCCTCATGGTGTTATCATGTTTTCCAG ACTGTTTGAGCTGGACCCTGAGCTCCTCAGTCTTTTCCACTACAGTACAAACTGTGGCACCACACAAGATTGCGTCTCCAGCCCTGAGTTTCTTGAACATGTCACCAAG GTAATGCTTGTGATTGATGCAGCCGTCAGCCACCTGGATGACTTACACTCTTTGGAGGATTTTCTGTTCAACCTTGGCAGGAAGCATCAGGCAGTGGgagtcaacacacagtcatttgCT GTTGTGGGTGAGTCCCTTCTATACATGCTGCAGTGCAGTTTGGGCCAGGCCTACACGGCACCGCTGCGCCAAGCCTGGCTCAACATGTACAGCATTGTGGTAGCAGCCATGAGCCGAGGGTGGGCTAAGAATGGCGAGGACAAGGCCGACtga
- the coq6 gene encoding ubiquinone biosynthesis monooxygenase COQ6, mitochondrial has protein sequence MHKLSRATLALNGLGRCFVTEKHVSAIKIIGRGLVSAQHGDDFDNNEVYDVIISGGGMVGSAMACSLGMDPNLVGKKILLLEAGNKKVLDKVPEMYSTRVSSISPGSATLLSGIGAWEHITKMRCKPYKKMQVWDACSDALITFDKENLQDEMAYIVENDIVVAALTKQLESLSDNVQVKYRSKVVKYTWPVPHHVADSVPWVQVKLASGDTLQTKLLIGADGPNSMVRQQLGIPTVKWNYDQSAVVAVLHLSEPTENNVAWQRFLPTGPIAMLPLSDTESSLVWSTSHQLAEELLELDEERFVDAINSAFWNNENQSELIETAGSMFRGALSLIMPSAGSPRQLPPSVAGIGPKSRVMFPLGMGHASEYIRQRVALIGDAAHRVHPLAGQGVNLGFGDVACLTQLLSQAAFNGKDLGTLQHLLEYETERQRHNLPMMAAVDLMKRLYSTNSAPVVLLRTFGLQATNMLPMLKEQIMTYASK, from the exons ATGCACAAGCTGTCAAGGGCGACGCTGGCCTTAAACGGACTTGGTCGGTGTTTTGTTACAGAAAAGCATGTGTCTGCTATAAAAATAATCGGGCGAGGATTAGTAAGTGCACAACATGGGGACGATTTTGACAACAATGAGGTTTATGATGTTATTATATCCGGGGGAGGGATGGTTGGATCTGCAATGGCATGTTCCCTAG GCATGGATCCCAACTTGGTGGGTAAGAAGATTCTCTTGCTTGAAGCGGGCAACAAGAAAGTTCTAGATAAGGTTCCAGAAATGTACAGCACCAGAGTCAGCAGTATCAGTCCAGGCTCTGCCACCCTCCTCAGTG GTATTGGAGCGTGGGAGCACATCACAAAGATGAGGTGCAAGCCATATAAAAAGATGCAG GTTTGGGATGCCTGCTCAGATGCCCTGATCACATTTGATAAGGAGAACTTGCAGGACGAAATGGCTTACATTGTAGAGAACGACATCGTCGTGGCTGCACTCACTAAGCAGCTGGAGAGTCTGTCCG ACAATGTGCAAGTTAAGTACAGGTCCAAAGTGGTGAAGTATACATGGCCCGTGCCCCACCATGTTGCAGACTCCGTCCCATGGGTCCAGGTGAAGTTGGCCAGCGGAGATACTCTCCAGACTAAGCTGTTG ATTGGTGCTGATGGACCAAACTCCATGGTTAGGCAGCAGTTAGGAATACCCACAGTGAAGTGGAATTATGACCAATCCGCTGTGGTTGCTGTGCTGCACCTGTCAGAA CCCACGGAGAACAATGTCGCATGGCAGAGGTTCCTCCCAACTGGACCCATTGCGATGTTACCG ctgtcagacaCAGAGAGCTCTCTGGTGTGGTCAACCAGTCACCAGCTcgcagaggagctgctggagctaGACGAGGAGCGCTTTGTCGATGCCATCAACTCTGCCTTT TGGAATAATGAGAACCAGTCTGAGCTGATTGAGACGGCTGGCTCTATGTTCCGGGGCGCCCTATCACTCATCATGCCATCTGCAGGTTCACCTCGACAGCTCCCTCCAAGTGTGGCAGGAATTGGGCCAAAGTCCCGGGTCATGTTTCCACTGGGCATGGGTCACGCATCAGAGTACATAAGGCAGCGTGTAGCTCTCATTGG GGATGCAGCCCATCGTGTCCATCCTTTAGCAGGTCAGGGAGTGAACCTGGGCTTTGGGGATGTGGCTTGCCTCACACAGCTCCTGAGCCAGGCAGCTTTTAACGGGAAGGACCTGG GAACATTGCAGCACCTGCTAGAATACGAAACTGAACGCCAGCGACACAATCTGCCCATGATGGCTGCCGTCGACCTCATGAAGCGCCTTTACTCCACTAACTCTGCCCCTGTGGTTCTCCTACGCACCTTTGGTCTGCAGGCCACCAACATGCTCCCTATGCTAAAA GAGCAGATTATGACATATGCAAGCAAGTGA